The nucleotide sequence TTGGTACTGTTTTGTAAGTAAGAAAGAAATTTCAGGAAGTTATGCTAAAATAAGCTTCAGCAGGTCAGGAGCTGGTCTATCATCATCTTTTCAAATTCAGCATCCTCATGTGCTCTCTCccagctctctgctctctgcaagCACCTAGACAACCTGTGGGAAGAACACCGAGGCAGAGTGGTGCTGTTTGCCTGGATGCAGTTTCTTAAGGAGGAGACCCTCACCTACCTGAATATTGTCTCTCCTTTTGAGCTCAAGATGGGGTCTCAGaaaaaagttcagagaagggCAACAGCCCAGGCCTCTTCCAGCACAGAGCTTGGTGTGGGAGGAGCTGCTGCGGCGGATGTAGACCAAGAAGAAACTGTGGATGAGAGAGCTGTACAGGATGTAGAGTCATTGTCAAGTCTGATCCAGGAGATCTTGGACTTCAATCAAGCTCGGCAGACGAAGTGCTTCAATAGTAAACTGTTCTTGTGCAGCATCTGTTTCTGTGAGAAGCTGGGTAGTGATTGCATGTACTTCTTGGAGTGCAAGCATGTATACTGCAAAGCCTGTCTGAAGGATTACTTTGAAATCCAGATCAAAGATGGTCAAGTTAAATGCCTCAACTGTCCAGAGCCACAGTGCCCTTCAGTGGCGACTCCTGGTCAGGTACTGTCCTCTTGTCCATGTCATGTGCCCTCCAGGTTCTTTTCACAAAGGGAATCATCTCagaaatgtttcttttgtttcctttctgtatATCCCAGACTGGActaaactcatgatcctcctgcctccacttcccaaatgctgacatTAAAGGTGGTTGCCACCACACTTTCCACGggaattttacttaatatattaTTTAGCAGTGTTGAGGATCAACCCTAGGCCTCATATATGCTAGACAAGCCCTTTTCCACTAAGTCACACCCCAACCGTCACAAACTTTCGTGATGGTACTCATGGGATGGACCGAGTCCTTAGATGCAGTCCACGGGTGTTTCATTGTGTCTATTAAGAGTGCTATAAGATGGGTGTGGACACCCaaccacctataatcccagtactccagaggtaGAGGCCAGAGTCAATATCATCCTTGACTGCTTAGTAAGCTCAAGGCTAATTTGGGCTTCATGAGATTCATCTCAAAAaattaagatggctcagcaggtaaaggcacttgccaccaaacctgatgacctgagttcaacctaggagagaaccaactctctcaGGTCATCTTTTAACCCACAcccccacataaataaataaataaataaataaataagatttctgttttctctctcctctctcgacagggtttctctgtgtagtcctccctggctgtcctagaactagctctgtggatcaggctggcctcgaactcagatccacctactgagtgctggaactaaaagtGTGCTATGCCCAGCCTTAGTTTTAACCAATATGTAGATCCATATAATCACAACCTCAGTCAGAGAAAGGCATAGGAGACTgagtcaggtggatttcagaAAATTCAAAGCTAGTCTGACTACATAGGAAAACCCATCTCAACCAtgcctccctctgccccccacccaaaaaaaaggGTATAAACTATTGCAAAACCCGCTTTGCTTCTGGAATGAGAATAGGGTGTGACTTTTGTACCTATCTATTTTATATCAGCAGCCTCAGAGTCTTCATAGGATCAGAGCCAGTTGGGAAATCTTCAGATCTATGGTGTTTTATATTCCCTCTCAGGTCAAAGAGCTGGTAGAAGCAGACTTGTTTGCTCGCTATGACCGTCTCCTCCTGCAGTCTACCTTGGATCTAATGGCAGATGTGGTGTATTGTCCCCGTCCATGCTGCCAGCTCCCTGTGATGCAAGAGCCTGGTGGTACCATGGCTATCTGCTCCAGCTGCAATTTTGCCTTCTGTACCTTATGCAGACTGACCTATCACGGGCTTTCTCCATGTAAGGTAACTGCAGGTATGTTGTAACTGAACCCAACTCTCATCCAGTAGCCTTTGTTTTCCCTTGTGAAGGCCCGTAACTTCCGTCCATACATTTAGAGCTCTCACACCTGTAGAGTTTGCATTCCTCTCAAAGGCAGAAAGCTACTAGAAGCAGAGGTGCATGCCGCTTATGACCAACTTTTGCTCCAGTGTACCGTGGGTCTGATGGCAGATGTGGTGTGTTGACACATCCTGCTGAGAGCTGGTTGGCTCTCATTCAGGGTTGCTTTGTCAGTTACTGTCTTGGCTCTAGGGGAAAGGGATGGACAGAAGAGACCAAATCCTTTCGTGGAACTGCCAGAC is from Mus musculus strain C57BL/6J chromosome 18, GRCm38.p6 C57BL/6J and encodes:
- the Rnf14 gene encoding E3 ubiquitin-protein ligase RNF14 isoform a (isoform a is encoded by transcript variant 8), producing MSAEDLEAQEDELLALASIYDADEFRKAESVQGGETRIYLDLPQNFKIFVSGNSNESLQNSGFEYTICFLPPLVLNFELPPDYPSSSPPSFTLSGKWLSPTQLSALCKHLDNLWEEHRGRVVLFAWMQFLKEETLTYLNIVSPFELKMGSQKKVQRRATAQASSSTELGVGGAAAADVDQEETVDERAVQDVESLSSLIQEILDFNQARQTKCFNSKLFLCSICFCEKLGSDCMYFLECKHVYCKACLKDYFEIQIKDGQVKCLNCPEPQCPSVATPGQVKELVEADLFARYDRLLLQSTLDLMADVVYCPRPCCQLPVMQEPGGTMAICSSCNFAFCTLCRLTYHGLSPCKVTAEKLIDLRNEYLQADEATKRFLEQRYGKRVIQKALEEMESKDWLEKNSKSCPCCGTPIQKLDGCNKMTCTGCMQYFCWICMGSLSRANPYRHFTDSESPCFNRLFHAVDINGDMWEDEIEEDDDDEDDDDD
- the Rnf14 gene encoding E3 ubiquitin-protein ligase RNF14 isoform X2, which encodes MQFLKEETLTYLNIVSPFELKMGSQKKVQRRATAQASSSTELGVGGAAAADVDQEETVDERAVQDVESLSSLIQEILDFNQARQTKCFNSKLFLCSICFCEKLGSDCMYFLECKHVYCKACLKDYFEIQIKDGQVKCLNCPEPQCPSVATPGQVKELVEADLFARYDRLLLQSTLDLMADVVYCPRPCCQLPVMQEPGGTMAICSSCNFAFCTLCRLTYHGLSPCKVTAEKLIDLRNEYLQADEATKRFLEQRYGKRVIQKALEEMESKDWLEKNSKSCPCCGTPIQKLDGCNKMTCTGCMQYFCWICMGSLSRANPYRHFTDSESPCFNRLFHAVDINGDMWEDEIEEDDDDEDDDDD